Genomic segment of Bacteroides intestinalis DSM 17393:
AGGGCAAGGTGAAGGTGCCGAGATGTGGCGTCCGCTGGGTGTGGCTGTAATCGGTGGTCTGACGGTATCTACCATCTTGACGCTGATCCTGGTTCCCGTGCTTTATTGTTCGTTTGCCGGTGTTGGTATCAGGCGTAACCGTCGCAAGATCAAGAAAGACCGTGAACTGAATGATTACTATCAGGCTCATAAGGAGAAGATGACAAAACCTAAAAAACAATAAATCAAAAAGATATGAAATCCGTATTTATAACATTTGACCAGGCGTTCTTCGAGCGCATCATGGCGTTACTTGATCGCCAGGGGTGCCGTGGATTCAGCTATTGGCAGCAAGTACAGGGACGTGGCAGTAAGACGGGCGAGCCGCACTATGGAAGCCATGCATGGCCCAGTATGTGCTCTGCTATTATTACTATTGTAGACGAAGCTAAAGTAGACCCGTTGCTCGATGCACTTCACCGGATAGACGAGGAGACCCAGCAACTCGGTCTCCGGGCATTTGTCTGGAACATTGAGAAGACGATATAGTTGTGAGGAAGAAAGGGAAATCTTACAAAACGTGAAGATTTCCCTTTCTTTTTATGTCTTTTCCCTATCTTTGCAGCTCCTTTATGGGCAACATGGAAAAGAATTATCTGAAATATACTTGCATTTGGGCATTGATTATATTGGCGGGATTGTTACTGATGTACTTCCTGCCCGGTTTTACGGTAGGTGAACACGTGATGAGGCGTGTCGACTTGCTGGGTGACGTGCGTACTCAGAAAGATATTGCGGAAGAACCGGACAGTTTGCTTCCGCCCCCGCCGAAGGTGAAACCTGCTTTTGTCGATACTTGTCGTGCAGGTATGACGTGCATTGAAGACTACAGTGATTCTACTCTGCGCGGCATGACACCTTTTTACCGGGCTTTGGATGAATTGGCACAGCGCCCCCGTCAGGTGCGTATTGCCGTTTTCGGAGATTCCTTCATTGAAGCGGATATTCTTACTGCGGATTTGCGCAATATGTTGCAGGATAAATATGGTGGTTGCGGAGTAGGTTTTGTTACCATTACTTCTATGACCAGTGGATTCCGTCCTACCGTGCGCCACTCGTTTGGTGGTTGGCAAAGCCATTCTGTAATGGATTCTACTTTCTTTGATCGTAAAAAGCAAGGTATTTCCGGACATTACTTTGTTCCCCGTTTGGGTGCTTATGTGGAATTGAAGGGACAAAACAAATATGCTTCCCATCTGGATACATGTGAACAGGCTTCTATCTTCTTTTATAGTAAAGGAGAAGTCACCCTTTCTGTGAATGTCAATCGGAATGAAAAGCAAACCCGTACTTTTCTGGCTACAGATGATTTGCAGGAAATGCAAGTGGATGGAAATATCGGTTCTGTCCGTTGGACGGTTGATGAGGCGGATTCTACCTTATTTTATGGTTTGGCTATGGATGGCAAAAAAGGAATTATCTTGGATAATTTCTCTTTGCGCGGCAGTTCGGGCTTATCCTTGCGTTCTATTCCTGTGTGGATGATGCACGAATTTAATGAGCAGCGTCCTTACGATTTGATTATCTTGCAATATGGATTGAACGTTGCTACTGAACGTGGGCGGAATTATGACAAATACATTGCAGGTATGCAGACTACTATTGATCATTTGAAGGATGCATTTCCACAAGCAGGTATCTTGATAGTCAGCGTAGGTGACCGGGATTATAAGACGGAAGATGGCACTCTACGCACAATGCCCGGCATTAAAAATCTGGTGCGTTACCAACAAAATCTGGCGGCAGATAACGACATTGCTTTCTGGAATATGTTCGAAGCAATGGGAGGAGAGGGAAGCATGGCGAATCTGGTACATGCCAAGCCTTCTTTGGCGAATTATGACTATACGCATATTAATTTCCGGGGAGGTAAGCACCTGGCAGGTCTACTTTATGAAGCGCTTGTGTATGGAAAGGAACAGTACGACAGGAGGAGGGCTTATGAAGCGGAATAATAGAATAAAAATCGTATTGGAGGTTTCAAAGGCATATTTTTCATTCGTAGATAACACGGATAACGCAGATTTTAAATATAAGAATCCGTGTCATCCGTGTTATCTGCGGATGAAAGATCTTTTTATCACAACTTTGTTTCTTCTGTGCTTTTTTCCTCTTCATGCCCAGGACCCTATTCCATCCTGTCCTCTTATCTGCAAAGTCACAGTAAATTGTGACACGCTCTGTTCCTATTCCCAGCGTACGGATACTGTTGCTGTTCCTCAAATAGCTTTTCCTTCCGGCTTTCAGCAACTTGGTGAAAATGAGTTGACGGATAGCCTTGGCATCCTCAATCCTTTTTGGGAAAAGTTGCGTCTGTTACATGCCGGCTTTTCTACAGATACCATCCGTATCGTGCATATCGGTGACAGTCATATCCGTGGGCGTATTTTGCCCCGTACTACCGGAACGCTGCTGACAGAAACTTTTGGTGCTATCTCTTATACCGATATGGGTATCAATGGCGCTTTTTGTATCACCTTTACCCGTCCCGACCGTATTTCTGATATTGCCGCCCTGCATCCTGACTTGGTTATACTTTCTTTCGGAACGAACGAAAGCCACAACCGACGTTATAACACCTTGTTGCATTACCGACAAATGGATGAACTGGTGCGTATGCTTCGCGACAGTCTGCCCAATGTACCTTTACTGATGACAACTCCCCCCGGTTCCTACGACAGTTTCCGGAAAAGTCGCCGCCGCCGCACCTATTCCATTAATCCCCGTACTGCAATTGCTGTAGAAACCATGCGTCGCTTTGCTGATGACAACGGTCTAGCCGTGTGGGATATGTACGAAGCGGTGGGAGGGAGACAGCGTGCTTGTCTGAACTGGCAGGAAGCAAAATTGATGCGTCCGGATCATGTACATTATCTTCCCGAAGGATATGTGCTGCAAGGCGAATTGTTTTATCAAGCTCTTTTAAAAGCCTATAATGATTATGTGGGATATTGACTTTAACCGTCTGCGAGACGTATTCGTTTATGACCCGCAAGCGCCGATGATATTCAGTAGCGGCATTTTCTTGTGGTTGTTTGCAGCATTTATATTGGTTTATCTGCT
This window contains:
- a CDS encoding SGNH/GDSL hydrolase family protein, coding for MEKNYLKYTCIWALIILAGLLLMYFLPGFTVGEHVMRRVDLLGDVRTQKDIAEEPDSLLPPPPKVKPAFVDTCRAGMTCIEDYSDSTLRGMTPFYRALDELAQRPRQVRIAVFGDSFIEADILTADLRNMLQDKYGGCGVGFVTITSMTSGFRPTVRHSFGGWQSHSVMDSTFFDRKKQGISGHYFVPRLGAYVELKGQNKYASHLDTCEQASIFFYSKGEVTLSVNVNRNEKQTRTFLATDDLQEMQVDGNIGSVRWTVDEADSTLFYGLAMDGKKGIILDNFSLRGSSGLSLRSIPVWMMHEFNEQRPYDLIILQYGLNVATERGRNYDKYIAGMQTTIDHLKDAFPQAGILIVSVGDRDYKTEDGTLRTMPGIKNLVRYQQNLAADNDIAFWNMFEAMGGEGSMANLVHAKPSLANYDYTHINFRGGKHLAGLLYEALVYGKEQYDRRRAYEAE
- a CDS encoding SGNH/GDSL hydrolase family protein, whose translation is MERNSTTGGGLMKRNNRIKIVLEVSKAYFSFVDNTDNADFKYKNPCHPCYLRMKDLFITTLFLLCFFPLHAQDPIPSCPLICKVTVNCDTLCSYSQRTDTVAVPQIAFPSGFQQLGENELTDSLGILNPFWEKLRLLHAGFSTDTIRIVHIGDSHIRGRILPRTTGTLLTETFGAISYTDMGINGAFCITFTRPDRISDIAALHPDLVILSFGTNESHNRRYNTLLHYRQMDELVRMLRDSLPNVPLLMTTPPGSYDSFRKSRRRRTYSINPRTAIAVETMRRFADDNGLAVWDMYEAVGGRQRACLNWQEAKLMRPDHVHYLPEGYVLQGELFYQALLKAYNDYVGY
- a CDS encoding PG0541 family transporter-associated protein: MKSVFITFDQAFFERIMALLDRQGCRGFSYWQQVQGRGSKTGEPHYGSHAWPSMCSAIITIVDEAKVDPLLDALHRIDEETQQLGLRAFVWNIEKTI